The Roseibium alexandrii DFL-11 genome window below encodes:
- a CDS encoding L,D-transpeptidase, with translation MPAYAHDKKQFKIDPKFEPQSVRYFSYPPGTIVVDTKNHFLYLVQSFGRARRYGIGVGKAGLSLKGEAVIKRKAEWPSWRPTANMIRRNPGKYRKYANGVPGGPNNPLGSRALYLYRNGRDTMYRIHGTTEPSSIGRSVSNGCVRMINAHVEDLYERVPLGTRVVVL, from the coding sequence ATGCCTGCTTATGCACATGACAAGAAACAGTTCAAGATCGACCCCAAATTCGAACCGCAATCCGTACGATACTTTTCCTATCCTCCTGGGACGATAGTTGTCGATACGAAAAATCATTTCCTCTACCTCGTTCAGAGTTTCGGCAGGGCGCGCCGCTATGGAATTGGTGTCGGCAAAGCGGGATTGTCGCTGAAAGGGGAGGCGGTAATAAAACGCAAGGCGGAGTGGCCAAGCTGGCGTCCCACCGCAAACATGATACGTCGTAACCCCGGCAAATATCGGAAATACGCAAATGGTGTCCCTGGTGGACCGAATAACCCTCTTGGATCAAGAGCGCTTTACCTTTATCGAAACGGTCGGGACACCATGTACCGGATCCATGGAACCACCGAACCTTCCTCTATCGGTCGATCCGTCTCTAACGGCTGCGTTCGGATGATCAATGCTCATGTTGAAGATCTCTATGAACGCGTGCCTTTAGGCACAAGAGTGGTCGTTTTGTGA
- a CDS encoding L,D-transpeptidase, which yields MKKVPERFYRQQVDYNTPEKVGTLVVDTQNFYLYLVQENKKAMRYGVGLGRAGFEWSGRARIARKTEWPKWTPPEEMIEREPELEKWSWRNGGMPPGLENPLGARALYIFQGNRDTLYRLHGTSEYWTIGTAVSSGCVRLMNQDIIDLFGRVPVGSPIVVLS from the coding sequence TTGAAAAAAGTACCAGAGCGTTTCTACCGCCAGCAAGTTGATTACAACACTCCTGAAAAAGTGGGCACACTTGTTGTCGACACGCAAAACTTTTATCTCTACCTGGTTCAGGAAAACAAAAAGGCAATGCGATATGGAGTGGGGCTTGGTCGGGCCGGATTCGAATGGTCAGGACGGGCTCGGATTGCGCGCAAGACTGAGTGGCCCAAATGGACACCACCAGAGGAAATGATCGAGCGGGAACCGGAACTCGAGAAATGGAGTTGGCGGAACGGTGGAATGCCTCCCGGGTTGGAAAATCCTCTAGGAGCGAGAGCGCTTTATATTTTTCAGGGAAATCGCGACACGCTCTATCGCTTACATGGAACTTCTGAATATTGGACAATTGGCACCGCGGTTTCCAGCGGCTGCGTCAGATTGATGAACCAAGACATAATCGATCTTTTTGGACGGGTGCCTGTCGGGTCACCGATTGTAGTATTGTCGTGA
- a CDS encoding cation diffusion facilitator family transporter has product MPHDHHGHSHVHLDPQSGDRRVGVAIWANGLLTIAQIVGGLFAGSLALIADALHNFSDMAALIIAFAARKIARRPADERMTFGYGRIETVAALINYTTLIIVGLYLIYEGGMRLIEPPDVQGWTVVIIAGFALGVDALTAALTWSMQKGSQNIRALFLHNLSDALASVAVIVGGTLIILFDMRWVDPAVTIGIAGYILYLAVTEIGGPVRTLMLGSPPDIEGHDVVDLLRATSGVREVHHVHLWQMEENAPALDAHVVVEEVDWKQLEAIKLELKEKLSDSFGIVHTTLEFEREGVCENDVPLFGHDRSYKQT; this is encoded by the coding sequence ATGCCGCATGACCACCACGGGCATAGTCACGTGCACCTCGATCCTCAAAGCGGCGACCGCAGAGTCGGCGTGGCAATTTGGGCTAATGGCCTTCTGACGATCGCACAAATAGTGGGCGGCCTCTTTGCCGGAAGCCTTGCACTGATTGCAGACGCCTTGCACAATTTTTCAGACATGGCCGCGCTGATTATTGCCTTCGCTGCCCGCAAGATTGCGCGGCGCCCTGCGGATGAACGTATGACATTCGGCTACGGACGCATAGAAACAGTAGCTGCGCTCATCAATTATACGACCCTTATTATCGTCGGCCTTTACCTAATTTATGAAGGAGGAATGCGCCTGATTGAACCACCGGACGTCCAGGGCTGGACGGTCGTGATTATCGCAGGGTTTGCTCTCGGCGTAGATGCTTTGACAGCAGCACTGACCTGGTCGATGCAAAAGGGAAGTCAGAACATTCGTGCCCTGTTCTTGCACAACCTATCGGATGCACTGGCGTCCGTTGCGGTAATCGTCGGCGGGACCTTGATCATCCTATTCGATATGCGATGGGTCGACCCCGCTGTTACCATCGGCATTGCGGGATACATCCTCTATCTGGCAGTGACGGAGATTGGCGGACCGGTCAGAACGTTGATGCTGGGGAGTCCCCCGGACATCGAAGGACATGATGTCGTCGATCTACTGCGCGCAACATCTGGGGTTCGCGAGGTACATCATGTACACCTATGGCAGATGGAAGAGAACGCTCCAGCGTTGGACGCTCATGTAGTCGTCGAAGAAGTTGACTGGAAACAGTTGGAGGCAATCAAGTTGGAGCTGAAAGAAAAACTATCAGATTCCTTCGGCATCGTTCATACCACTCTGGAGTTTGAGCGCGAGGGTGTGTGCGAAAACGATGTTCCGTTGTTTGGGCATGATCGGTCTTATAAGCAAACGTGA
- a CDS encoding transglutaminase-like domain-containing protein: protein MPDAAPLLAATQLLDYRAPSVVRLTEDRKWLRLPQYDRIGAIYDFVRNEIAFGYNRADNIPASEVLRDGYGQCNTKGTLLMALLRGVGIKCRLRGFTIHKELQRGVVPDLIFPIAPQEILHSWVEVEFDGKWINLEGFILDEKFLSVLQQTFFGNKSLCGFGAGTDCLDAPPVRWEGHDTYIQETGIEQDFGVFETPDQFYSEHMQKFGRVRGWLYRFIIRHWMNTRVRAIRSGRLKPSRSAIHDHGGIADAA from the coding sequence ATGCCCGATGCTGCCCCCCTTCTTGCCGCCACGCAGTTACTCGATTACCGCGCACCATCCGTTGTCCGTCTGACTGAAGATCGGAAATGGCTCCGACTGCCTCAGTACGATCGCATAGGCGCAATCTACGACTTTGTTCGAAACGAAATCGCCTTCGGCTACAATCGGGCGGACAACATTCCCGCGTCTGAAGTACTTCGAGATGGGTACGGCCAGTGCAACACCAAGGGAACGCTCCTAATGGCGCTATTGCGCGGTGTAGGTATCAAGTGCCGCCTGCGAGGGTTCACGATTCACAAGGAGCTACAACGTGGTGTCGTCCCGGATTTGATCTTTCCGATCGCACCACAAGAAATTCTTCATTCCTGGGTTGAGGTCGAGTTCGACGGCAAATGGATTAATCTCGAAGGATTCATTCTAGATGAAAAATTCTTGAGCGTTCTCCAGCAGACCTTTTTCGGAAACAAGAGCTTGTGTGGTTTCGGTGCGGGCACCGATTGCCTTGACGCGCCACCGGTTCGCTGGGAGGGGCATGACACCTACATTCAAGAGACGGGCATCGAGCAGGACTTTGGTGTGTTTGAAACGCCGGATCAATTCTATTCAGAGCACATGCAAAAATTCGGACGAGTGAGGGGCTGGCTTTACCGGTTCATCATACGTCACTGGATGAACACTCGCGTCCGTGCCATTCGATCAGGTCGATTAAAGCCCAGTAGGTCTGCAATCCATGATCACGGAGGTATCGCAGATGCCGCATGA
- a CDS encoding MerR family transcriptional regulator has translation MLTIGGLAKKTGTKVQTIRYYEQIGLLPEPDRTEGGQRRYSNEQLDKLSFIRHSRQLGFSLEEIRELLDLCDHPDRPCGKADTIARRQLKQVEQRIARLQALRTELKRMVRECSGGRTADCRVLEVLRDHSECLTDHDEIGA, from the coding sequence ATGCTCACGATCGGCGGTCTTGCAAAGAAAACAGGCACGAAAGTGCAGACTATTCGCTATTATGAACAGATCGGGCTTCTACCAGAACCGGACCGTACTGAGGGGGGACAGAGACGCTATAGTAATGAGCAACTCGACAAACTTTCATTTATTCGCCATTCGCGGCAGCTTGGTTTTTCATTGGAAGAAATCCGGGAGCTCCTGGACCTCTGCGATCATCCCGACCGGCCCTGCGGCAAGGCTGACACGATTGCACGTCGGCAGCTTAAGCAGGTCGAACAGCGCATCGCGCGTTTGCAGGCGCTTCGCACAGAACTAAAGCGCATGGTCCGTGAATGCAGCGGTGGCCGCACAGCTGACTGTCGGGTATTAGAGGTACTCCGAGACCACTCCGAGTGTTTAACTGATCACGATGAGATAGGTGCTTAG
- a CDS encoding disulfide bond formation protein B: MARFSGEMALVLAWIVSLVATLAVLFIGEVLGQTPCVLCWFQRAFMFPLVIVLGFGLWWHDRRVGRYGLVLALGGGAVALWHLGLYAGLIPEPIQPCSAIGPSCTDSNQLILGIPIPLMAFVAFALISLLSALSLKETHK; this comes from the coding sequence ATGGCCCGCTTTTCCGGAGAAATGGCCCTAGTCCTTGCCTGGATCGTATCACTCGTCGCTACACTCGCTGTATTATTCATCGGCGAAGTGTTGGGCCAAACGCCTTGCGTGCTCTGTTGGTTTCAGCGGGCCTTCATGTTTCCGTTGGTCATTGTCCTTGGTTTTGGTCTTTGGTGGCATGACCGCCGAGTTGGTCGCTATGGTCTAGTGTTGGCACTTGGAGGCGGTGCCGTTGCACTCTGGCACCTAGGCCTTTACGCAGGCCTGATTCCCGAGCCCATTCAGCCATGCTCTGCAATTGGTCCTTCCTGCACGGATTCCAACCAATTGATCCTTGGCATTCCGATCCCTTTGATGGCGTTCGTCGCGTTCGCACTCATCAGCCTATTGTCCGCCCTGTCACTCAAGGAGACACATAAATGA
- a CDS encoding DsbA family protein produces the protein MNRRTLILSVLAPASASFVGAAWYVNRQAPLESAQPLVSEGNEVLVRPYSPILGPENAPVTIVEFFDPACEACRAFHPIVKDLLAQHEPVVRVVMRYTAFHGAASEEAIRILEAARMQGVFEPVLEAVLREQPRWASHGSPQPGLILGIAAAAGLDAEAARTQMLAPDVVGILNQDRADVEAVGVRQTPTFFVNGKPLDPFGDVELRRLVSAEVAAVQN, from the coding sequence ATGAACCGCCGCACCTTGATCTTGTCTGTGCTCGCACCTGCGAGTGCCAGCTTCGTCGGTGCCGCCTGGTATGTGAACCGCCAAGCGCCTTTGGAGAGTGCCCAACCTCTCGTCTCAGAAGGCAACGAGGTCCTTGTTCGGCCCTATTCACCAATCCTTGGGCCAGAAAACGCACCTGTCACAATTGTAGAGTTCTTTGACCCCGCCTGTGAGGCCTGTCGCGCGTTTCATCCAATTGTGAAAGACCTCTTGGCGCAGCATGAACCCGTGGTTCGTGTCGTGATGCGTTACACGGCATTTCACGGTGCGGCATCTGAAGAAGCGATCCGAATCCTCGAAGCCGCACGAATGCAAGGTGTCTTCGAGCCTGTGCTGGAGGCTGTTTTACGCGAACAGCCCAGGTGGGCTTCGCACGGCTCACCACAGCCAGGTTTGATACTCGGCATTGCCGCTGCCGCGGGTCTTGATGCAGAGGCCGCGCGTACACAAATGCTTGCACCCGACGTCGTTGGGATCCTCAACCAAGACCGTGCGGACGTCGAAGCTGTTGGGGTGCGGCAGACGCCAACATTCTTCGTAAACGGAAAACCGTTGGATCCATTCGGTGATGTTGAGCTGCGGCGCCTGGTCTCGGCGGAAGTTGCCGCGGTTCAGAACTGA
- a CDS encoding copper chaperone PCu(A)C, which translates to MRKVLRQTLVALVIIIGFCEASVAGSDKVLIEDAWSRTSIGTSRPGVAYMKIRNTGDVVVTLIGISTDIALKTQIHRTSTNNQGVSSMAPVGEIEIAPGETVTLEPGGLHAMLMGLQRKMKEGESFFMTLVFSDGGEVAVEIPILGIAARGPEN; encoded by the coding sequence ATGAGAAAGGTACTGCGCCAAACGCTGGTGGCACTCGTGATAATCATAGGGTTCTGTGAAGCCTCCGTAGCAGGCTCAGACAAAGTGCTAATTGAGGATGCATGGTCTCGCACCTCCATCGGTACCAGTCGTCCCGGCGTCGCCTACATGAAAATCCGTAATACCGGCGACGTTGTAGTAACGCTAATAGGCATTAGTACGGATATTGCGCTGAAAACTCAAATTCACAGGACTTCAACGAATAACCAAGGCGTGAGTTCTATGGCGCCAGTCGGTGAAATCGAAATTGCTCCGGGAGAAACAGTTACGCTGGAACCCGGAGGACTTCATGCGATGTTGATGGGGCTGCAACGGAAAATGAAAGAGGGTGAGAGTTTTTTTATGACCCTGGTTTTCTCCGATGGTGGTGAAGTGGCAGTCGAAATTCCGATCCTTGGCATCGCGGCACGTGGACCCGAGAACTGA
- a CDS encoding SCO family protein, whose product MRQRRLLQYGVFGVVAISFILFVGWWRVDGPGAPEPFIRRPLDLPAMEFRLTDHAGNAVGPEVLTGRATMVFFGFTFCPDVCPTTLSDISSWLEMMGDDSDALNVIFITVDPERDTVDAMAEYVGYFDANIRGWSGTNEQIAVAADMFRVTYEKVPTDGEDYTMNHTASVFLFKTNGQFAGAIDYHETRETAVPKIRRAMTEKEEVPQ is encoded by the coding sequence ATGCGGCAACGGCGTTTGCTTCAGTATGGCGTATTTGGCGTCGTGGCAATCAGCTTTATTCTTTTTGTCGGCTGGTGGCGTGTCGATGGTCCGGGTGCACCGGAACCTTTCATTCGGCGTCCCCTTGATCTTCCCGCTATGGAGTTTCGGCTCACTGACCACGCAGGAAACGCGGTGGGCCCTGAAGTCCTCACCGGTCGCGCGACGATGGTGTTTTTCGGTTTCACTTTCTGTCCCGACGTTTGCCCCACCACGCTTTCGGACATATCGAGTTGGCTTGAGATGATGGGCGATGACTCGGACGCACTGAATGTGATTTTCATTACAGTTGACCCCGAACGCGATACCGTCGACGCGATGGCTGAGTATGTGGGTTACTTTGACGCGAACATCCGGGGTTGGAGCGGAACGAATGAGCAGATCGCGGTAGCGGCAGATATGTTCCGGGTCACCTATGAAAAGGTACCGACAGATGGTGAAGACTACACCATGAACCATACCGCGAGCGTCTTCTTGTTCAAAACAAACGGGCAGTTTGCTGGGGCTATCGACTACCACGAGACTCGAGAAACCGCAGTGCCCAAAATTCGCCGCGCAATGACTGAAAAAGAGGAAGTGCCTCAATGA
- a CDS encoding DUF411 domain-containing protein: MKKCLTALMFTLALSSSTQAFADQSLVEVRKTNGCGCCLAWMEHLEENGFNTTGEDMFAGPLTRFKIDNGVPQRMASCHTALVDGYVIEGHVPATDIRRLLSERPDAIGLALPEMPLGSPGMDQSDMREAYDVFLIRRDGSTEVFASYASN, translated from the coding sequence ATGAAAAAATGTCTCACTGCTCTCATGTTCACTCTTGCATTGTCGTCATCTACGCAGGCATTCGCTGACCAAAGTCTAGTCGAGGTCCGCAAGACCAACGGTTGCGGCTGTTGCCTGGCTTGGATGGAGCATCTTGAGGAAAATGGTTTCAATACGACCGGCGAAGACATGTTTGCCGGACCGTTGACGCGGTTCAAGATCGACAATGGCGTGCCCCAGCGAATGGCCTCTTGCCATACGGCACTTGTTGACGGCTATGTAATCGAGGGTCATGTCCCGGCGACCGATATTCGGCGTCTCCTATCAGAACGTCCAGACGCGATTGGTCTCGCCTTGCCCGAGATGCCGCTCGGCTCACCGGGCATGGATCAGAGCGACATGCGAGAAGCCTATGATGTCTTCCTGATTCGGCGGGACGGTTCGACGGAAGTGTTCGCGAGTTATGCGAGTAATTGA
- the lspA gene encoding signal peptidase II gives MRPILTIGLAGVATAFFVDQVSKSIIVANKASLTPSVSVFPGLNLTYLQNSGVSFGLLGEVHWFVLVVLAFAVCVWLSVLLISAASKFEALAYGMIIGGALGNVTDRLRYRAVTDFLDFYFGAAHWPSFNMADVFVVGGLGLLLLSPWLAARHAGSS, from the coding sequence ATGAGACCAATTCTGACGATCGGGTTGGCAGGCGTTGCAACTGCGTTCTTTGTCGATCAGGTATCGAAGTCAATCATCGTCGCAAACAAAGCCAGTTTGACTCCCAGTGTCTCCGTCTTTCCTGGTCTCAATCTTACTTACTTGCAGAACAGCGGCGTGTCATTTGGACTGCTGGGTGAAGTGCATTGGTTTGTTCTTGTCGTGCTGGCGTTTGCCGTCTGCGTCTGGCTGTCGGTGCTTTTGATCAGTGCCGCGAGCAAGTTCGAGGCCTTGGCTTACGGAATGATCATTGGTGGTGCTCTCGGAAATGTCACGGATCGGCTGCGATATCGCGCAGTGACTGACTTTCTTGACTTCTACTTTGGCGCAGCACATTGGCCGTCCTTCAATATGGCCGATGTTTTCGTGGTTGGCGGCTTAGGATTGTTACTTCTTTCTCCGTGGTTGGCCGCTCGACATGCTGGTTCCAGCTGA